The sequence AGTAATTCCTCCAGCTTCACCTGTCGCTATACGGGAGTTGCGCAATGTATCAAGCAATGTTGTCTTACCATGGTCCACATGCCCCATAATCGTTACAACGGGTGCACGTTCAACCATATTTTCCGGATTAAGATAATCATCTTCAACGAAGAAACGTTCAATATCAGCTGTATCAACTTCCACTTTTTGATGTGCTTCAATGCCATAATCAACCATGAGGAGTTCAATCGTATCAGCATCCAAAGATTGGTTTTGAGTTGCCATAACTCCCATCATAAAGAGTTTTTTTACAATTTCAGCAGGCTCACGCTTAATTCGTTTCGCAATTTCAGCAACCGTCATACCTTCCGTATACTCAAATTCTTTTGGTAGTTCATGGAATTTGCGTTCAGTTACAGGTTTCGGACTGGCATTATGATTACGGTTATTTTTAGATTTTTTATTTTTCTTATTCCAATTACTATTTTTTTGATTTCTCACTTGATTTTGTTTATTCCGATTTTTCTTATGTTTACTTTGTTTTGGTCCGTCTTCATTCTCATGTGAAAAATCACGTGATTTATCTGGGCGAGCCTGTTTTTTGCGACGTGTATCTACAGCTGCCGGACGTGTCACTTGTTCAACTGTCTGAGGCTGAGCTTGTGGCGCCGCAGTTACTGCAGCTTCAACCGGCTGCTGCTCTTTCTGATTTAGCTTCTTAGCTTTTTCTTTAGCTTGAGCGGCTTGACGTTTCGCTTCTTGAGCTTCATGAAAACGTGTTTCACTCTGACGCGAATATTCCGCATTTTGTTCTGCTTTTAAGGCTGCAGCACGTGCTTTGAAATCAAAACGCGGGCCTGTCGGCTGGGATTTTGACGCTTCTTGTCGATTTTGAAAATGATTACGATTATCGCGACGATTGTCTTTTTGACGATTGCGATTATTGCGGTTATCATTACGACGATCTTGAGATCCATGATTACGATTGTCTTTTTGGCGATTGTCCTGCCCTTTATTTTGGTTTCGACGATCACTATTATTTTGACGACGTTCAGCCTCTGCTTTGGCGCGCGCTTCTCGTTCTGCTTTAAAATTACGATTTTGCGGTCTTGGACGCCCCGCAGGCTTTGTAGCTGCTTTAGGATCTGCTGCAACAGATCCTTCTTGTGCTTTAGCTTCTTTCTCAACTTTAGAAGTTGGAGTAACAGCTTTAGGTTCCACAGAGGCAGTAAAACTTTCTACTATACGTTTAGCATCACTTTCTTCCACACTTGAAGCATGGCTTTTAACTTCTAGGCCCAATGATTTTGCCTTTTCAACAATTTCTTTACTTTCTTTGCCAATTTCCTTGGCAATTTCGTATAATCTTTTCTTCGACAAATCTTGTCCTCCTATTCTTTTTATTCCATAAAGGTCCTCATTTTCTTTGAAAATCCAGTATCCGCAATAGCAAGAACTTTTCTGTTTCTGCCAATAGCGGTACTTAATTCCAGTGCTGAAAACACTGTGGAGACTTCTATATTATAATAGTTACTTTTATCCGTTACTTTTTTAGTCAGATTAGATCCAGCATCCTTGGCTAAAAAGATGAGTTGTGCCTGTCCAGTTTGAATAGCTTTAACAACTAATTCTTCACCTGAAATAACACGTCCTGCTCTCTGGGCCAAACCTAATAAGTTTGATAACTTTTTAAAATTATTCAAGACCTAACTCTCTTCTTTTAACCTTATGATCAACAAAAGCAATTAATTCATCATAAAAGCTTTCAGGAATTTCCATAGAAAAACTGCGATTAAAGACCCTTCTTTTTTTAGCTTCCAAAGCTTCTTCGTTAGCAAGTTTAATGTAAGCTCCTCGCCCATTTTTCTTACCAGTAGGATCAATAAAAACTTCACCCTCCTTGGTTTTAACAATCCGAAGCAAATCACGTTTATCAATAATTTCACCTGAAACAAGAGATTTTCTTAAAGGTATTTTTCTTGTCTTTGCCATCAAACACCTCTGACTTTCTATTTTGCATCTTCTGCTGCAAATTCTTGAGAGCGTTCAGAAACTTCCTCAGCAGGAGCTTCTTCATAAGCAGCCTCTTGGGCTTCATCTTGTGCTGCCCACTCAGCTTCCATTTCTTCAAATTCACTAGCAGACTTAATATCAATACGATAGCCAGTCAAATGAGCGGCTAAACGGACATTTTGACCACGGCGGCCAATAGCAAGTGACAGCTTATTGTCTGGTACAACAACTGTTGCATGTTTGTCATCTTCTTCATCAAAGAGAACTTGATCAACCTCAGCAGGAGCAACAGCATTATAAATGAATTCTGCTGGATCATCAACCCACTCAATAACATCAATATTCTCTTCCATTGGAACCCAAAGTCCAGTTTTTTGATTAAAGCGTTTAGGATGGAATTTACTGGTCACTTTCTTAATGTTGGCACCTTTGCGGCCAACTATAGTTCCAATAGCATCAACATTAGGATTATGACTGCGAACCGCAACCTTCGTTCGATCACCAGCTTCACGTGCCACGCTCATAATTTCAACAGTGCCATCAAAAACTTCAGGAATTTCTTGTTCCATAATACGCTTGATAAATTCAGGATGACTGCGACTAACGAAGACATTGACGCCCTTAGGATTGTTTTCTACTTTATAAACATAAACTTCAATGCGATCATGAGAAGCAAACGTTTCACCCGGAACTTGATCCTGACGTGACAGCTGCGCTTCTATCGTTCCTAAATTAACATAGATAAAGCGATTATCAAAACGCTCAACAGTTCCTGTCATGATTTCTCTTTCATGCTCTTTGTACTCATTAAAAGTGACTTCACGCATTTGACGGCGCATTTTTTCCATGATCGTTTGTTTAGCTGACTGGGCAGCCACACGACCAAATTCTTTCGGAGACTCTTCAAAACGAATTTTGTCTCCAAGTTCATAGGCTGTGCTGATCGCAAGAGCATCCTTCAAGCTGATTTCAAGGCGGCTGTCAAAAACTTCTTCAACAACTTCACGAACAGTAAAAACTTGAAAGTCTCCTGACTTTTCGTCAAATTCAATCTCAGCACTTTCCGCCTGTCCATAGCGACGTTTATAAGCTGACTTTAATGATTCCTTAACCGCATCAATAATATCATCTTTGTTAATGTGTTTTTCCTCTTCCAAAATACGGAAAGCTTCTAGCATTTCTTGGCTCATAGTTGTTTTTCTTTGCCTTGCAAAGATCTTCCTTTCTAAAGTTTTACAGCAAGACGGGCTTTGGCAACCATCTTATAGGGGATAGTAACAGTTTTCTGGTGTGTCTTGTCTAAATAAGTCATTGTTAGTGTTTCACCATCAAAGGAAATCAAATCACCTTCAAAAACTTTGACCTTATCAATAGCTTGATAAAGACTGACATTGATGTAATGACCAACAGCATCCTTTAAACTCTGGGCAGTTTTTAAAGGGCGTTCTAGACCAGGACTTGAAATTTCCAACATGTATTGTTCTGGAAATGGATCAGGCTTTATAGTATCAAGCAAAGGACTGATAATATCCGTCAAATCAGCTGTATCTTCAATCGTAATCCCTTCGGGTTTATCAATTAAAATACTGAGTACATAGTTTCCACCTAATTTTTCATACTCAATATCAATCAATTCAAAAGGTTTTGGAATGGCAGGTGCGACTACTGGCCTGACAATATCAACAAGCGTTGCGATAGTGTTTTCCCTCCTTACACACATAAGGAGCGAAGTCACAACTTCGCTCCTTTCTGTATTATTTTTCTTATTATAGCATAAATAAGGAAAAAAGCAAGGCTAAGCGTTAATTTATGCTAATTATCAAAGGAGAGGAGGGGATTCGAACCCCCGAGCCCCGTTAAGGACTACACGCTTTCCAAGCGTGCGCACTCGGCCACTATGCGACCTCTCCATATAAACTGAACAAGTGTTCAGTTATATTGGTAACTGTGAACAGATATCTCCTATTCCCCAAAAAATTTTTTATCTCTTAAAATCGTGCTTCAACACGATAGATAACTTGACCTTTTTGAGAAAATTTTTCTTCATATTCTGTCATAACGTTATTTTCATAATCGCTAGCATGCAAGTCTAACCAGACCTGCTCTAAAATCATACCATATTGTGAGAAACTTGCCAAGCTGTATTCAAAAAGTCCACGATTATCTGTTTTAAAATGAATTTCACCCTTTTCTGGCAAAATTTTCTTATAAGTATCAAGAAAACTTTTATAAGTCAAGCGGCGTTTTTCATGCCGTCTTTTAGGCCAAGGATCACTGAAATTTAAATAAAGGCGTTCAACCTCACTATCTGCAAAATAATGCGTCAAACTAGAACCATCCGCCAACATTAATTTGACATTGGGAAGCTGACTGTCTAGAACTTTATCCAAAGCATGGCTAAGAACAGAAACCTGAATATCAATCCCTATGTAATTAATCTGAGGATTTTTTGCAGCCATTCCTGTAATAAAACGACCCTTGCCACTGCCAACTTCAATATGAATAGGATGATCGTTGCCAAAAACTTCCTGCCAATGCCCCTTGACTTCTTCTGGTTTTAAAATAACATATTGAGGATTGCTTTCCAGATGCTCTTTAGCGCCTTTGCGTCTTCTAACTCTCATACTCCCCTTCTAAAAGGATTCTCTAAATTTGCGTAATTCATAGATTTCCTGATTGACATTTTCCATGTCTCGATTTTCATAATATTTTAAAATCTGTGATAAATAAGACAGTTGCCCGTACCATTTTATCTTTTGAAAAACCTTAGTATTTTGCTTATAACCATAATAGCTCAGCCATTCTGCCCAGCGCGTATGCGGAATATAATGGCTTAAAATATGAGCTACATCATACATGCGATCTGTCACTCGAACAGAATCCCAATCTACTAAATAAACCAAACCACTGGTTGTAATCACCCAGTTGCTGTGTCTGACATCTCCATGAACAATAGTTGCATAGTCCTTTTTGAAATCAGGTAAATTGCGCTTCATTTCAGCAACAACTGATTGCAAATAGGCATTTTCTGAAATTTGGTAAGGCGCGCTGCGTTCCCACGCTAAAAGCAAATCTAAAGGAGCTTCAACTTTATAATTTAATTGAAGCAATTGATTAACCAAAGGTTTCGACTTATGCATTTGCAACAAAACCTGTATAATTTGCTTACTATTCATATCGGCTCTGGTTAAAAGCCTGCCATCCAGCCATTCCTGAGCACTCATCATATCGCCATTACCTAAGCGTTTTGCCCATAAAAGCTGAGGGGCAATCTGCTCCTTAGCCAAGGCAGCTAAGATGGGAGTGGTATTGATCTTAACAAAAATCTTATCACCATTTGGATAAGTTCCGATATAAGCTTGACCACTTTTGCCCTTTAAAGGCGTTAAGGTTAAATCTTTATCTGATTGTGCCAAACTTTCTCCCTCCTTTTCATCTCAAATCACTAGTCTTATTTTACTGTTTTAAACAGCTTAGTCAATCATCTTCTTTATTTTGTAAGGCAGGTAAACTTCATTGAGACAAAGCATAGCCAAAAGTAAAATAATTGTCTTTTGCCATGAAAAGCTAAAACAAAATTCAACAGCCGTTAGAAAATATAGAATAACACGCAATAACTGTTTCAAATTAGTCTTCTTCTTCGCTTTTGAAATGGGAAAAAGGGCTGTTAAATATTGATAATCATAATGTTTATAAAGAGCTAACAATTGAAAAAGCAAGAGGTAATTAAAAAGAAGCGCTAAACCTGCTGACATTAAAGGATTAGCAATAAAAAGAAGGCTTAACAAACCCAAAAGGCCCAAACGCAAGGCCAGTCCTAAATAATCGCCACTGCGTAAAAAAGCTCGTAAATAAAGATTAGTCCATGTCTTATGCGAATTTTTCGGTAAAAGTTTTGTCCAAAAATCCAAATAAGCCCGTCGCTTAACGCTGATAGAAATTCCTTTAACATTGGTAAAAAGTGAAAAGAATTTTAAAATCGCCTGCTGCCGCTTTTTCTCTTGATTAAGAGCCTGATCCCAGTTTAATCCCTTTTGCTTTTAAAATGGTCTTACTTTTTTCTCAATGATCAATCCCTTTAAAAAGAGCAAAAAAAGGAGCAAAAAAAGAAAAGAAAAAAGTGTCAGTCCCAAACGTAAAAAAAGAGGTGCCAAAATAAGAAGCAAGAGTGTCTGCCAAATTCCCCAAAAGAAAAGAGTGCGTCTTTTAGCCTTTTGGATTAAAACAACAATATCCTTTTCCCTTACCAAAAGAAATTGCTGATCCGCTGGTTCCAAATAAGTCGCGATATTTCCCCAAAATAGCAAGGCTAAAACCACTAGAGCTAATACAAGAATGATGGGCCAATGGTTAGCCGGAAAATGTTTTAACAGCTGACTATACTGTACCATAAGAAACCCTAGTAAAAAAATCAATACTAAAACAAAATGATCATTAAAAACATAGCGAAGGTATCGACTGCATTGATTGAGAAAATGGAACCGTCTTTTCGTAAAAATTGCTTTCATAATCAATCCTCTTTAGTCAAAGTCATATAGATATCGTTAAGGTTGGCTTGTGCATTTCCAAAAGTCATTCGTAAATCAGCGAGACTTCCTTGAGCTCGGATTTGTCCATGATGTAAAATAACAAAGCGATCACACATCTTTTCAGCAGAATCGAGAACATGCGTTGACATCAAAATGGATTTTCCTTTAGCTTTTTCTGCTGCCAAAAGCTGAGTCAGATCTGAAATGGCAACAGGATCCAATCCCAAAAAAGGTTCATCAACAATAAAAAGACTGGGATCAATGAGAAATGCACAGATAATCATGACCTTTTGCTTCATTCCCTTTGAAAAATGAATGGGAAACCAATCCAGTTTATCTTCTAATCTAAAAAGTTCCAGCAGTTTTTGCGCACGCGCCAAAGCTGCTTCCACTTTAATATCATAAGCCATGGCTATCATTTCCAAGTGCTCTTTTAAGGTTAATTCCTCATAAAGACTAGGTGTTTCTGGAATAAACCCAATTTTCTTTCGATAAGCCATCTCTTGATCAGCAAGCGTCAACCCATCAATACTGATTTTGCCTTCATAAGGTTGCAAAAGTCCAATAATTTCATTGATAGTTGTTGATTTTCCTGCACCATTGAGACCGATAAGACCGACCAATTCACCATCAGCAACCTCAAAACTGATATTTTTCAAGACAGGAATGTTGACGTAACCGCCGGTCAAATTTTCTATTTTTAACATGACGTTTCTTTCTAACTTTGATATACTATATTATAACAAAAACAAGCTAAGTAGGTGATTTTTTTATGAACGATTGTCTTTTTTGTAAAATTGTAGCTGGTGACATTCCCTCATCAAAAGTTTATGAGGATGAGGATGTCCTAGCCTTTCTTGATATTTCTCAAGCTACCAAGGGGCACACTCTTGTTATTCCCAAAGAGCATGTTAGAAATGCCCTTGAGATGACTCAAACACAAGCGGCCAATCTCTTTGCACGCATTCCAAAAATCGCACGCGCCTTGCAAAAGGCAACCAAGGCCAATGGCCTCAATATCATCAATAATAACGAAGAAACCGCCGGTCAAACCGTCTTTCATGCCCATGTGCATTTGGTCCCTCGCTTTGCCGATTCTGATGAATTTGACATTCATTTTGTCCAACATGAACCTGACTTTATCCGTCTTGGACAATTAGCTAAAGATATTCAAAAGGAGATTGAAGCATGAAACTTAAAACGTTCATTCTTTCAAGCCTTCTTGGAGCCGGTCTTTACCAGATGTATTACAAACGCGAAGATATCAAGACTTCTTTCAAGGAAAGCAAAACACATTATGACAAAGCTAAATTAGATCTTAATAGCATTAAAGAAAATTTAGCGATAATAAAGCAGCAAAAAGAAAAGATACAAGCTATCAATCAAGATTTAACTTATAAAATCCGTGTCTTTCAAAAAGAAAGTCAGTCTCACATGGACGAAATTCAAAAAATAGTTGCTAAATATCACCAAGAAGACTAGACTGAAAAGGAGAGCCTTAGAGAAACTTGGAAAGATATCATTATTATATAAAAAATGGGGTTAAAGTAAGATTTTAATCTCATTTTTTGTAACGTTTAATATCAACTTTATGAACTAAGGTGGAAGGGTATAACTGAAAAGCCATATCCTTCCACCTTAGTTTTATTTTAATTACCAATTCCCGTTCCTGCAGCAGGTTGTTGGTAATTCCCTTGATTATAACTATTTTGTCCAGAATAGTCACTGGAAGAACCAGAACTCGAATTGGAACCATAAGTAGAATTTGAACCCGAGCCATAAGAAGAACCAGAACCATAATCTGAACTTGAGCCAGAATAATTACCGCTGCTATTATAATCTGAGGCACTGGAGCTACTGTCATAAATACTCGTATCGCCTCCATAAAAATTCTCATAAAGGCTAGCCGTTGTTTTCAGATTTTCAGCAGTTGATTTTTTCAGTCCTAATTGTCCTTTAATACGATTTTGGGCTTTCAGCAATTCCTTGCTGGTTACTAGCTGATAAGAACCGCCGTCAATAGTCGTTCCTTCTCCCTTGAGCTGATAGGTCTTAATACTCTTGAGAGCATCGCTGTACCCCAAGAGTTTAGGAATAGTACTGCTGGAAATTTCAATATTGGTCTGCATATTCTTGCTGACAGCTGATAAAATTTTACGATACTTGCTGACACTGTCTAAAGCTAAAATTTTCTTTAAGACCTTGCTGATGACTTCACGTTGACGCTTTTGACGTCCATAGTCTCCATCTGGATCATCATAACGCATTCGCGAATAAACGAGGGCCTGCTCCCCATTGATCTTGTGAGTCCCGGGCTCAACTGATGCTGTGAATTCAGGCTCATGTTCTTCAATTGAAATTGGAAAATCAAAATGATTGGTTACCGTAATACCACCTACAGCATCAACTAACTGAACCAGCCCTTCCATATTAATTTGAACATATTTATCAATCTTAATATCAAGCATATCCTGAACCGTCATAATAGCCATCTTAGCACCTCCAGCAGCATAGGCTGCATTAAGTTTGGCATCATAACCAGTCTGTTCATTAGTTTTAGATCCAGATAATTTAACCAAGATATCCCGTTCTAAACTGGTCATGGTTGTCTTTTTAGTTTTGGGATTAACAGTTACTAAAATCATGGAGTCACTGTTACCTTCCCATTTGGAAGTCCTCTCGGAAGAGCCCGTGTCAACTCCCATTAAGAGGATACTAAAAGGTTTTTCATCAGCAATAACGTCTTTACCTGAACCTGTGCCATAATCTTTAAAAGTTTTTGAAAATTCTCCTAAAGAAAAGTTATAAATACTCGTTGCATAAACTCCCAAAGCGACCACGCTTGTGAGAAATATTGTAACCAGCATAATTAGAATTTTTTTACCAATCTTCATTTGTTTTTCTAATCTATCCGTTTCCCATAAGGTAAACATCAAGAAATACTCCATCTTTTGTTTTTGAGCCGTTCATTCCAAACAGCGTGTCATTTCGCTATGTGCTAAAATCATCACAAGTTCTATCACTTGGCCGGCTAGCTTGGCAACCACACAAATTTCATTGACTGATTGAGCTTTTTTCAATAGAAGCAGCCATTTCTTGAGCAGTCATATGAGGACTGTCTTCATCTCGAATAAAAATCAATCTCTTTAATCGATTTTTCCAAAATTTCTGATAAACTTTTTTTCTGTACCTTTAAAACTGACTTGGCAGATAAGAACTTCCTGCTCAGCCATGCTCAAGTTCTTCAACCAATTGCTGAGAGCGCAGACCATGAGATAATAAGGTAATTTGTCTGCCATCTTCTGTTTTATCTAAACGGACTGTCAAATAATCGCTCAAAAGGCTGTCATCTAAGAGTTCTCCCCACTCAATCACTGTTACACCATCTCCAAAAAGAAAATCATCCAGATCAATAGAGTCAGGATCATCACCAATTCGATAGACATCCAAATGATAAAGCGGCAGCCGTCCCTCATATTCACGAACAATCGTATAGGTTGGACTCTTAATCATCTGCTTAATCCCCAACCCTTTGGCAATTCCTTTTGTCAGAGTGGTTTTTCCAGATCCTAAATCGCCTGTCAGAACAAGAACATCTTGAGCTTGCAGTTTTTGACCAATTTTCTGTCCAAGGGCCATTAGCTGATTTTCATTTTGGCTATAAAACATAAAAGTATTATATCAAAATCTTTTATTACTTCCAACTATTTTCAAAAAATGAAAAGATTTCGCTTTGGACAGTAAAAATAGAGCTCAGCCTTATCTGAGCTCCTATATATGCAAATAAAATTTTTAATTACAAAACAGCTAAACTGATAAAGTTCAAGATGAAAAGAACATCAAGCACCCAAATAATAGGATGAATATCTTTGACTTCTTTCTTAATCACTTTAGAGAAGGTATAAAAGAGAAAACCAGTTGCAATTCCTTGTGTAATACTGTAAGCAAGTCCCATAAAAACAGTCGCAAAAAAGGCTGGAATGGCTTGGCTCATATCAGACCACTCAATGTCTTTGAGACTTGATAGCATCATAATACCGACAATCAAAAGTACTGCTGCTGTCGCCTGCGTTGGAACAATAGCAAGAAGAGGACTGAAAAAACTTGATACAGCAAAAAGAAGAGCAACGACAACCGCTGTCAGACCCGTACGGCCTCCGGCACCAATACCAGCGGCGGATTCAACAAAAGTCGTCACATTTGAAGTACCCGCAACTGCTCCAACCGTTGTTCCCACCATGTCTGAAAACAGGGCCTTATCCATCTTATTTTGCAGACCAGATGATGTTGATTCACTAGTTACATCAAAAATACCAGCTTTAGCTCCTGTACCAATGAGAGTTCCAACATTATCAAAAATATCAGTCAAGGCAAAAGCCAAGATAGTCATTAAAACCTCAGGAATACGACCGGCATCTGAAAACAGAGCTCCCAAACCTTTATTGCCAAGAGCTGCTCCAAAAATTGTTCCCAAATCCTTAACAGCAGCCGCTGGATTATTGGCAGAAAAATCAATTTTTGACAGATTAACAACACCCGCTAAAATAGCAATAACAGTTGTTACAATAATAGAAAGGATGACTCCGCCTTTGATATTTTTAATGATAAAGAAAGCTGTGATAATAATACCAATAACAGCAACCAGAACTGCCGGATTGTTAAAATTAACCAGCGATGGTGTTGCAGAAGAGTTAGCTGTAATAGAGGCCAGGCCTTTTGCTGCACCTTTACCAGAGACGCTATAAGTTCCTGGATCAATAGCAAAACTCAACAAACCAGCATTCTTAAGACCAATGTATGTCAAAAAGATACCAATACCAGCACTGATAGCTTTTTTAAGACTATCTGGAATTTCATCAATAATCATACGACGAACTCTGGTTAAGGTAATAATAATTGAAATGATCCCACAGATAAAAACCATGGCTAAAGCTTCTTGCCAAGTATAACCAAGTGAAAAAACCACTGTATAGGTAAAGAAAGCATTGAGGCCCATTCCCGGTGCCATAGCATAAGGAATATTAGCATAAAGTCCCATCATCAAGGTTCCCGCGATAGAGCCAATAATAGTTGCTAGAAAAACACCTTGTGATGGCATACCTGTCTGACTCAAAATAGAAGGGTTAACAAATAAAATGTAGGACATGGCAAAGAAGGTTGTGAGCCCGGCCAACACTTCTGTCCGAACAGTTGTTTTGTTCTCTTTTAGTTTAAAAAACTTTTCCATTAAAAATAGTTCTCCTTTTTATGAACGCTAAGTCATATTATAGCTAAAGATGAAATGGTATTCAAGAGCCTATTTGCTGCTTTCCTTATCAAGAAAAAAACAAAAACCATGATTTGAATGAAGCTAAATCCCACAATAAAAGGCAGAATATCTGTTGATAAGAGTTTGCTCAATTCAGTAATAACCACTGTTGGACGCAAGACAAGATCCCAAGAATTAAGTCTGGCATAGCGTCCTAGATGGATGGCAAAACTAGAAATCACAGACAGCAATATTAGAACAAACAGCTTAAAATAATATTCTTTAATCACAAAACGTTTCAATACCTGATTGACACTCTCAACACCGCACAAGAAACCAAAGAGAATACTAGCCAAAACAAAAATAGTGAATTAGACTCTGAACATTGCTAAAACTACTGCCAATAAAATCCATATGCACCAAATCCGTCAACATATAAAAAGTATTGGGATAGAAGAAAAGCCAAAATAGCGTAAGAATAAAGGTTAATGAAAGATTTTTAAAACGATTAAGACAAAAACTGAAATCCAAAGCCAAAAGTGCGAGAAACATATTCCAAATTAAATACGTTTCTTTTATTTGAAAATAAACAATAGCTCCAGAAATCATAAAGAAAAAAAGATGGCTGATAAGCAACTTATTTTTCATAAAACACCTCCACTTGTAAAATAAAATTATATCATATTCTCAAAAATGATATTTTCTATTTAGAGTTTACTATCAAAAAGCCCTTAAAACTTCAATTTTACTATTCTATCCTAGCAACCCTTTTTAATTTTTTAATGAAATAAAGTTTGATAATCACCGCTCTACTATTGGTTTTTCCTTTGCAGTGGTAAAAAACAGTCTGGTTTAAGCAAGAGCAGCCTCAATTGATCATTGAAATATTTCGCTTAAAAAGCACATTAATCACCCCTTCACTTGCTTAATTTTCTTCTTTTCTGCTATAATTTTGCTATGATTAAAAAAATGATTGCCATTGATTTAGATGGTACGCTTCTCAAAAGTGACGGAACACTTTCCGATTACACTGTCGCTATTATTAAAAAAATTCAAGAGCAAGGACACTTGGTTATCATTACGACTGGCCGGCCCTACCGTATGGCTTTGGAATTTTATAAAATTCTAGGATTAAAAACACCAATGATTAATTTCAATGGTTCTTTGATTCACATTCCTGAGAAAAAATGGGCTGGTGAACACAAGGTTCGGATTGACCGAAGGTATCTTTTTGACGTTTTAAAGAATGAAAAGGCCTTTGAAGCAGACTTTATTGCCAGTGAATACCGCAAAAAATTTTACTTGACACTTGATCACCGTCATGCCATTAAACCAGAGATCTTTGGTGTTAAAGAATTGACAAATAAGATGCAGCTTAAACCTGAAAAGATTACACGGGATCCCCATGCCCTTCTTATGCAGACCCGAGTTGCTGATAAATATGCTCTAGCTAATGATATGCGTCGCCATTTCAATCATGAAATGGAAATCAGCAGCTGGGGTGGCCCTATGAATATCCTTGAATTTTCACCCAAAGGAGTTCACAAAGCTTATGCACTAAAAAATCTGCTCAAAACGCTCAATCTTTCTCGAGATGATTTAATAGCCTTTGGTGATGAACATAACGATCGGCAAATGTTAGCCTTTGCTTCTGTCGGCTATGCCATGAAAAATGCCAGTGAAGTACTATTACCTTATGCTGATAAAATGACACAATTTGACAATGATCACGATGGCGTGGCTAAAG comes from Streptococcus troglodytae and encodes:
- the tsaE gene encoding tRNA (adenosine(37)-N6)-threonylcarbamoyltransferase complex ATPase subunit type 1 TsaE; protein product: MFYSQNENQLMALGQKIGQKLQAQDVLVLTGDLGSGKTTLTKGIAKGLGIKQMIKSPTYTIVREYEGRLPLYHLDVYRIGDDPDSIDLDDFLFGDGVTVIEWGELLDDSLLSDYLTVRLDKTEDGRQITLLSHGLRSQQLVEELEHG
- a CDS encoding NCS2 family permease gives rise to the protein MEKFFKLKENKTTVRTEVLAGLTTFFAMSYILFVNPSILSQTGMPSQGVFLATIIGSIAGTLMMGLYANIPYAMAPGMGLNAFFTYTVVFSLGYTWQEALAMVFICGIISIIITLTRVRRMIIDEIPDSLKKAISAGIGIFLTYIGLKNAGLLSFAIDPGTYSVSGKGAAKGLASITANSSATPSLVNFNNPAVLVAVIGIIITAFFIIKNIKGGVILSIIVTTVIAILAGVVNLSKIDFSANNPAAAVKDLGTIFGAALGNKGLGALFSDAGRIPEVLMTILAFALTDIFDNVGTLIGTGAKAGIFDVTSESTSSGLQNKMDKALFSDMVGTTVGAVAGTSNVTTFVESAAGIGAGGRTGLTAVVVALLFAVSSFFSPLLAIVPTQATAAVLLIVGIMMLSSLKDIEWSDMSQAIPAFFATVFMGLAYSITQGIATGFLFYTFSKVIKKEVKDIHPIIWVLDVLFILNFISLAVL
- a CDS encoding Cof-type HAD-IIB family hydrolase; translation: MIKKMIAIDLDGTLLKSDGTLSDYTVAIIKKIQEQGHLVIITTGRPYRMALEFYKILGLKTPMINFNGSLIHIPEKKWAGEHKVRIDRRYLFDVLKNEKAFEADFIASEYRKKFYLTLDHRHAIKPEIFGVKELTNKMQLKPEKITRDPHALLMQTRVADKYALANDMRRHFNHEMEISSWGGPMNILEFSPKGVHKAYALKNLLKTLNLSRDDLIAFGDEHNDRQMLAFASVGYAMKNASEVLLPYADKMTQFDNDHDGVAKELKKLFL